One genomic window of Pseudomonas sp. LFM046 includes the following:
- a CDS encoding phosphoethanolamine--lipid A transferase, with translation MFKRISLRPESLTFLASLLLLSLYNIPLWQHIFSIVPADSGGFGMRVAFGVMVLAIFNFVLVLVSFRWVFKPVLIFLFLASSGVAYFMSQYGVLIDANMLRNVAETDVNEVRDLLSIKLVLFVLLLGVLPSWLLWKLPVRHRPLRRELLGKLGLAVGSVAVLGAVALLNYQGLASLFRNHHELRLLVVPSNYLNASYGYVREELALAKEPLRQIGTDAHKAPSWQAHQRKSLTVLVIGESARAENFGLLGYSRDTTPLLKGQAGVTAFSNVRSCGTETAVSVPCMFSNMGRGDYDATEARSQEGLLDVLKHAGLAVSWHDNQSGCKGTCNRVSQENLSHLKDPTLCIDGECHDEVLLKNLQAYIDQLKDDSVLVLHQMGSHGPDYFKRYPARFQKFSPVCTSNALNDCSRESIVNAYDNTLVYTDYVLSSLIDVLRRNQDKLDTAMLYISDHGESLGEYNLFLHGTPYLMAPDQQKHVAMLTWFSDSYRRDFALDNRCLGNERDKPLSQDNFFHSVLGLLQVQTDEYKEGLDLFAPCRTADSALAKR, from the coding sequence ATGTTCAAACGCATTTCACTACGTCCGGAAAGCCTGACCTTCCTGGCCAGCCTTCTCCTCCTGTCGCTCTACAACATCCCGCTCTGGCAGCACATCTTTTCCATCGTCCCGGCAGATTCCGGCGGCTTTGGCATGCGTGTGGCGTTTGGCGTCATGGTGCTGGCCATCTTCAACTTCGTACTGGTGCTGGTGTCGTTCCGCTGGGTGTTCAAGCCAGTCCTGATCTTCCTGTTCCTGGCCAGTTCCGGCGTGGCCTATTTCATGAGCCAGTACGGCGTGCTGATCGACGCCAACATGCTGCGCAATGTCGCGGAAACCGACGTCAACGAAGTGCGCGACCTGCTCTCCATCAAGCTGGTGCTGTTCGTCCTGCTCCTGGGGGTGCTGCCCAGCTGGTTGCTGTGGAAGCTGCCGGTCCGCCACCGGCCGCTGCGCCGCGAGCTGCTGGGCAAGTTGGGACTGGCCGTCGGTTCGGTGGCGGTGCTGGGTGCCGTCGCGCTGCTCAATTACCAAGGCCTGGCCTCGCTGTTCCGCAACCACCACGAGTTGCGCCTGCTGGTGGTGCCCAGCAACTACCTGAACGCTTCCTACGGCTATGTGCGGGAGGAGCTGGCCCTGGCCAAGGAACCGCTGCGGCAGATCGGCACTGACGCCCACAAGGCGCCGTCCTGGCAGGCCCACCAGCGCAAGTCGCTGACCGTGCTGGTAATCGGTGAAAGCGCGCGGGCGGAAAATTTCGGCCTCCTTGGCTATTCCCGCGACACCACGCCCCTGCTCAAGGGCCAAGCCGGCGTCACCGCCTTCAGCAATGTACGCTCCTGCGGCACTGAAACCGCCGTCTCGGTGCCTTGCATGTTCTCCAACATGGGGCGCGGCGACTACGACGCCACCGAGGCCCGCAGCCAGGAAGGCCTGCTGGACGTACTCAAGCACGCCGGCCTCGCGGTGAGCTGGCATGACAACCAGTCCGGCTGCAAGGGCACCTGCAACCGCGTCTCCCAGGAAAACCTCAGCCATCTGAAGGACCCAACGCTCTGCATCGATGGCGAATGCCACGACGAAGTCCTGCTGAAGAACCTGCAGGCCTACATCGACCAGTTGAAGGACGACTCGGTGCTGGTGCTGCACCAGATGGGCAGCCACGGCCCGGATTACTTCAAGCGTTATCCCGCGCGCTTCCAGAAGTTCTCCCCGGTGTGCACCAGCAATGCCCTGAACGACTGCAGCCGCGAAAGCATCGTCAATGCCTACGACAACACCCTCGTCTACACTGACTACGTGCTGTCGAGCCTGATCGATGTGCTGCGGCGGAACCAGGACAAGCTGGACACCGCGATGCTCTACATCTCCGACCACGGCGAATCCCTCGGCGAGTACAACCTCTTCCTCCACGGCACGCCTTACCTGATGGCCCCCGACCAGCAGAAGCACGTGGCCATGCTCACCTGGTTCTCCGACAGCTACCGGCGGGACTTCGCCCTGGACAACCG